Within the Salvia hispanica cultivar TCC Black 2014 chromosome 4, UniMelb_Shisp_WGS_1.0, whole genome shotgun sequence genome, the region atttcttaaaacttgtgtccggtcaaaggtcatttaatcggggacggagggtatataaaattaatatataaaagtcaTTCTacaaactttttcaatcaactttctattacatttttcaaaaCTCGTGTCTAgtaaaaatgtgacatttaacgacggatggagggagtatagtaTAACagtttcggtacgatatagaTATAGTGTACACATGTTTCAATCTAGTAGTCATGGTATTCAACACACAATAGAACAAAacatttctttatatttacaCTAGAGTATTACATATATACTTTGATTCACACACATGATATTACTAATGTGAAATGGCAAGAAGCGCCTGGGACTGTTTCTCATACTTGAATCCCAACCCCTTAGAATCATCAGCGCACCAAACAAAGATCCCATACAGCCTTCCCTCACTCTTGAGCTTGCTACACGCCGTGAAGAACCCCCCATCCGGCGCCAGCCCGCCGCTCCCATCGCTTATGAAGCTCGGCAGCACCTTCCCTCCCCCGTAGTTGCCGCTCTGCTCGTCGAAGTACCGCAAAAACTGCGCCACCGTCGTCCCCTCATCGTACGCGTAGAACTGAAAGTTCACGTAGTCAATCAGATCCCCATACCCCTTCCACAGCGCCATGTAGTGCCTCTGCACCTCCTCGTCGTCAAACGGCGCGATCGACGCGAACGAAACGACGCCATTCTTCTTCAGAGCCGTGATCAGCTGCCCCACGCAGCGCGCGAACGTGTCGGGCTCCGTTTTGAAGTGCTCGTAGTCGACGTCGATGCCGTCCAGATTGTACTCTTGTATGATCTGCGTCAGCGACGAGACGGCGTTCGATATCCATGTCTCCGGCGAGGAGGGGTCGAAGAAGGCGCTCTCGCCGTCGCCCACGCTGTCGCCGCCCAAGCTGAGGGCGACTTTGACGTTCGGGTGCTTGGCCTTGATGCCGGCCACCGCGCCCGGGCTCAGATTGTCGGTGTCCCAGAACACGTTGAACTTGCCGTTGGTCGGGGATGGCGAGGACGAGGCTGTTGTGTAGTCGATGGCGAACGAGAGGATGTAGTGGAACTCTACGCCCGAGTTTATAGGGACGTCGGAAAATGTCACTTGCTTGAATTCTGCTCCCAGATATTCTCGGAAcagatttgaatttttgggcCCTGATTTCGCGCATGACGCGATAATCAAGGCTTGGAAGACCAAGAGAGCGAGTGTTTGAAGTAAAGATGGCcccatttaatttgattaaggTCGTAGAGACTAGATAGAGGAGTCTATTAATAACTTTGAAATGACTCGAGTTATGGTAATTTAGGAC harbors:
- the LOC125221282 gene encoding chitinase 2-like; protein product: MGPSLLQTLALLVFQALIIASCAKSGPKNSNLFREYLGAEFKQVTFSDVPINSGVEFHYILSFAIDYTTASSSPSPTNGKFNVFWDTDNLSPGAVAGIKAKHPNVKVALSLGGDSVGDGESAFFDPSSPETWISNAVSSLTQIIQEYNLDGIDVDYEHFKTEPDTFARCVGQLITALKKNGVVSFASIAPFDDEEVQRHYMALWKGYGDLIDYVNFQFYAYDEGTTVAQFLRYFDEQSGNYGGGKVLPSFISDGSGGLAPDGGFFTACSKLKSEGRLYGIFVWCADDSKGLGFKYEKQSQALLAISH